The following coding sequences lie in one Flavobacteriales bacterium genomic window:
- a CDS encoding outer membrane lipoprotein carrier protein LolA: protein MKKLIAVVVTTILALNINAQDDAQAKSILDKLSKKTKAYSSIKATFQYTIINKKDGINETQDGAIQIKGNKYNLSIKGQDVISDGKTIWTYIKESEEVHINNLSEDENDGTISPNKLFTIYETGFKYKFVEEKNNVYTINLYPKDASSKSFHRIALYIDKLKDEIKEVRVYGKDGSEMTYKIKSFIANSALADSNFTFDKTKHPKIEVIDLRD, encoded by the coding sequence ATGAAAAAATTAATCGCAGTAGTTGTTACTACAATATTAGCATTAAACATTAATGCTCAAGACGATGCTCAAGCAAAAAGCATTCTGGATAAATTAAGTAAAAAAACAAAAGCTTATTCATCTATAAAAGCAACATTCCAGTATACCATTATCAATAAAAAAGATGGTATTAACGAAACTCAAGATGGTGCTATTCAAATTAAAGGTAACAAGTATAATCTTTCAATAAAGGGACAAGATGTTATTTCTGATGGAAAAACCATTTGGACGTATATCAAAGAATCGGAAGAAGTTCATATCAACAATTTATCGGAAGATGAGAATGATGGAACAATAAGTCCCAACAAACTATTTACCATTTACGAAACTGGTTTCAAATACAAATTTGTTGAAGAAAAAAACAATGTTTATACCATTAATTTATACCCAAAAGATGCTAGCTCTAAATCTTTCCATCGAATTGCATTGTATATTGACAAACTAAAAGATGAAATAAAAGAAGTAAGAGTTTATGGAAAAGATGGTAGTGAAATGACTTACAAAATAAAAAGCTTTATAGCTAATTCAGCTTTAGCTGATAGTAATTTTACTTTTGATAAAACAAAACATCCTAAAATAGAGGTTATTGATTTAAGAGATTAA
- the gldF gene encoding gliding motility-associated ABC transporter permease subunit GldF — translation MLSLINKEIRSFLGSLIGYIVIAVFLTTIGLFLWVFPGDTNVLESGYSSIGALFYIAPWVFMFLIPAITMRLFSEESRTGTIELLLTKPLTDFQIVFAKYIAGFSLVLFSLLPTLVYFYSVYQLGSPVGNIDMGGTIGSYFGLLFLGSVFVSIGLFSSAITNNQIISFIVGVFLCFFSYVGFESISSLNLFGPIDDIIINFGINTHYLSMSRGVIDTRDVIYFLGVIFLFLLFTKTVVGSRKW, via the coding sequence ATGTTATCACTAATAAATAAGGAAATACGTAGCTTTTTGGGGTCGTTAATCGGCTATATTGTAATAGCGGTTTTCTTAACTACTATTGGGTTGTTTTTATGGGTATTTCCTGGTGATACCAATGTCCTAGAATCAGGTTATTCAAGTATAGGTGCTTTGTTCTATATTGCTCCATGGGTTTTTATGTTTTTAATACCTGCAATTACCATGCGTTTGTTTTCGGAAGAGAGCAGAACAGGAACCATTGAATTATTATTGACAAAACCGTTAACTGATTTTCAAATTGTTTTCGCAAAATACATTGCTGGATTTTCGTTGGTGTTGTTTTCTTTACTACCAACATTGGTTTATTTCTATTCCGTTTATCAATTGGGTTCTCCAGTAGGTAATATCGATATGGGTGGTACTATTGGTTCTTATTTTGGATTGTTATTTTTAGGTAGTGTGTTTGTTTCCATTGGTTTGTTTTCGAGTGCAATAACCAACAATCAAATCATATCTTTTATTGTTGGCGTATTCCTGTGTTTCTTCTCTTACGTAGGTTTTGAATCCATCAGTTCTTTAAATTTATTCGGACCAATAGATGATATCATCATCAATTTTGGAATCAATACTCATTATTTATCAATGAGTAGAGGGGTTATTGATACTCGAGATGTGATTTACTTTTTAGGAGTTATTTTTCTTTTTTTATTATTTACTAAAACGGTTGTGGGGAGTAGGAAATGGTAG
- a CDS encoding PKD domain-containing protein — protein MRRLSQKVFVLVLLVSTISVLAQSESVFEQKSLTISEINSNKDYMIELQEAFFGLNYNNILIVENQKNSFRSYYRNNAKKYSEPLIEYFTNRKTFNGEEIKNKLKEVSNQLVDDFLKSELSKPFDPNGFIFHNSSNFKLGSNIPHNHDVTLGAGQPCNNPDMETCDFTNWDRSYGDVDANPYGYVNVTALGPTSASDQHFIVTGGNDPVVPLIPRVNPNGGGCTAQLGDGTGTGGRAASMSQTFLVDINSANFTYSYAAIMEDPSGHTLGEKPYFKARVYDQNGAEIVCGRYSTTAGDGDTTWVNNGTVQYKNWTTVFVPLQSYIGTNVTVEFTVGDCSQGGHYGYAYVEASCSPGEILGPDTISCNGYPTMTAPPGAASYLWNTGATTQSTVATTPGQYSVQVIPVTGPGCAITLTKDIYEFVDTVTAVFSANPTTICAGQSVSFSESSFITGLGSITGWNWDFDGDGNVDVTSQNPPAQVYNTPGTYNATLSVTTTGCTDDTTIQIIVQPIATANFTTPIVCAGLATNFTDVSSAGVDTWDWDFDNNGTYDDSTPNPTHTFPSPGTYPVKLQVSIGGSCGHDTTINVVVAPIPVADFTATNQCLNTATTFVNNSNISSGTITGWSWDFESNGSVDNTTQTPTNTYGTAGTYNVTLIATSNNTCRDTANFTVEVYDNPVANFTTNTACENFATAFTNTSVQGDTTITGWQWDFDNNTTIDNTTQSPSNTYTNDGTYPVTLIVTDGHGCKDTVTNNVTVAPQPTAAFTFTNVCFGTTTGFTDLSNGNGGTINQWSWDFTNNGVVDNTTQNPTNGYTAAGSYTVELLVTTTTGCKDSVTMVVPVDPIPVANFSGTNECLGNNTTFIDSSNVSTGSIASWAWNFGDGIGTSVAPSPTYTYASAGTYNVTLTVTSDSGCISNYNRNIQVYANPVANFSTDTACNTSATSFTDLTAIGSTAIQTWGWDFDNNGSADDNEQNPSFVFSGAGTYPVNLAVVDTFGCVHDTTINVTVSENPIANYTYSNECYGAGTVFTDLSNNNGGTTPIDTWEWDYDGNGTIDNTTQSPTYTFPAAGTYQTELFVTSALGCKDSVTIAVVVNPIPVANFSAANACLNFVTTFIDSSTISTGAISSWAWDFGNGVGTSVIQNPTYIYPASGTFNVSLTVTSDSGCTHNVVIPVTVNPKPTADFNVNNVCLNLAAPFTDASLGNGGTINQWAWDFTNNGSVDNTTQNPTNFYATAGTFNVQLVATTTNGCKDTIVKPVTIHPMPDADFTFVNQCVSANVPFTDNSVVSTGTITVWDWKFGDGQSSMIQSPTHLYASQGIYNVQLIVTTNNNCSDTIAKNNIEVWPLPNVNFGPTSVCLNNLTQFVDSSTVSNSFTTNTNTQWSWNFGDGIGVSALQNPMYMYGSDGVFNATLIVTTNHNCVDSITKPVTVHPLPVVDFTPNIVSGCTPVCVTFTDNTVIGAGSTITQWNWDFTSDGIKDASSQNPMYCFTNPSHSSVRDYSIRLIATSNFGCKDTLTKVNYIHSNPIPLASFSYWPNDEASIVDNDITFTDQSIIASTWDWELGDGATSNVQHPVHEYTDTGFYLVVLRIENEYGCRDTTQKIVNIKPIYAIWIPNAFTPNGDFSNDFFYVDGYGIKELQVKIFDRWGLKIYDEIGVDQSWDGTYNGNIVQTDVYVYKVRAKDIFDEWHDYIGKVTVIK, from the coding sequence ATGAGAAGATTATCGCAAAAAGTATTCGTTCTTGTTTTGTTAGTTAGCACTATAAGTGTGCTAGCACAGAGTGAATCTGTATTTGAACAAAAGTCTTTAACAATTAGCGAGATTAATAGCAATAAAGACTATATGATTGAGCTTCAAGAAGCATTCTTTGGACTCAATTATAATAATATTTTAATTGTTGAAAATCAAAAAAATAGTTTTAGGAGTTACTATCGTAATAATGCCAAAAAGTATAGCGAACCTTTAATTGAATATTTCACAAATAGGAAGACTTTTAATGGAGAGGAGATAAAAAATAAATTGAAAGAAGTGTCCAATCAATTGGTTGATGATTTTTTGAAATCCGAATTAAGCAAGCCTTTTGACCCAAATGGGTTTATTTTTCACAATTCGAGTAATTTCAAGTTAGGCTCAAACATACCTCATAATCATGATGTAACATTAGGAGCAGGTCAGCCTTGTAATAATCCTGATATGGAAACTTGTGATTTTACTAACTGGGATCGATCATATGGTGATGTTGATGCAAATCCATATGGTTATGTAAATGTTACTGCATTAGGACCAACATCTGCTTCTGATCAACATTTTATTGTAACGGGAGGAAATGACCCTGTAGTCCCTTTAATACCAAGAGTTAATCCTAATGGAGGAGGTTGTACAGCTCAATTAGGAGATGGGACAGGTACAGGAGGTAGAGCTGCTAGTATGTCTCAGACTTTTTTGGTAGATATAAATAGTGCTAATTTCACTTATAGTTATGCCGCTATTATGGAAGATCCATCAGGACACACATTAGGAGAAAAACCTTATTTTAAAGCTAGAGTTTATGATCAAAATGGAGCTGAAATAGTTTGTGGAAGATATAGTACTACTGCAGGAGATGGCGATACAACTTGGGTAAATAATGGCACTGTGCAGTATAAGAATTGGACTACTGTTTTTGTCCCACTTCAATCGTATATTGGTACTAATGTTACAGTTGAGTTTACTGTTGGTGATTGTTCTCAGGGTGGTCATTATGGCTATGCTTATGTTGAAGCTAGCTGTTCTCCTGGCGAAATTTTGGGGCCAGATACTATTAGTTGTAATGGTTATCCAACAATGACAGCACCTCCTGGAGCTGCAAGTTATTTGTGGAATACTGGAGCGACTACACAATCGACAGTTGCTACAACTCCTGGTCAATACTCTGTTCAAGTTATTCCTGTTACTGGTCCTGGTTGTGCTATTACGCTAACTAAAGATATTTACGAGTTTGTTGATACAGTTACTGCGGTTTTTAGTGCCAATCCAACAACTATTTGTGCTGGTCAGTCAGTATCTTTTTCTGAATCTTCATTTATTACTGGATTAGGCAGTATTACTGGTTGGAATTGGGATTTTGATGGTGATGGAAATGTAGATGTTACTTCTCAAAACCCACCAGCACAAGTGTATAATACTCCAGGTACATATAATGCAACTTTAAGTGTAACAACAACAGGTTGTACAGATGATACAACAATACAAATTATTGTTCAACCAATTGCTACTGCAAACTTTACAACTCCTATAGTATGTGCGGGTTTAGCAACAAATTTTACAGATGTTTCATCGGCAGGAGTTGATACATGGGATTGGGATTTTGATAACAATGGTACATATGATGATAGTACTCCAAACCCTACTCATACATTCCCTTCACCAGGAACATATCCAGTTAAATTACAAGTGTCTATTGGTGGTTCATGTGGTCATGATACCACTATTAATGTTGTTGTTGCACCAATTCCGGTAGCCGATTTTACTGCTACCAATCAATGTTTAAATACAGCAACCACTTTTGTAAATAACTCTAATATTTCATCAGGAACTATAACTGGATGGAGTTGGGATTTTGAAAGCAATGGTTCGGTTGATAATACAACTCAAACACCTACAAATACTTATGGTACAGCTGGAACATATAATGTAACATTAATAGCCACATCTAACAATACGTGCCGTGATACAGCTAATTTTACTGTTGAGGTTTATGATAATCCTGTAGCAAATTTTACAACAAATACAGCATGTGAGAATTTTGCTACTGCTTTTACCAATACTTCTGTTCAAGGAGATACAACAATTACTGGTTGGCAGTGGGATTTCGATAACAATACAACAATTGACAATACAACTCAAAGTCCATCAAATACTTACACTAATGATGGTACTTATCCAGTAACATTAATTGTTACTGATGGGCATGGTTGTAAGGATACTGTTACAAACAATGTTACAGTAGCACCTCAACCAACCGCAGCATTTACATTTACGAATGTATGTTTTGGAACAACAACTGGTTTTACGGATTTATCAAATGGTAATGGAGGAACAATAAATCAGTGGTCGTGGGATTTCACGAATAATGGAGTAGTAGATAATACCACTCAAAACCCCACAAATGGTTATACTGCAGCTGGTAGTTACACAGTAGAATTATTGGTAACTACAACTACTGGCTGTAAAGATTCGGTAACTATGGTTGTGCCAGTAGATCCAATACCAGTTGCAAATTTTTCTGGAACAAACGAATGTTTAGGAAATAATACCACTTTTATAGATAGTTCAAATGTGTCAACAGGTTCAATAGCATCGTGGGCATGGAATTTTGGCGATGGTATAGGAACAAGTGTTGCGCCTAGCCCAACATATACATATGCTTCTGCAGGAACATACAATGTTACGTTAACAGTAACTTCTGATAGTGGTTGTATCAGTAATTATAATAGAAATATTCAGGTTTATGCTAACCCAGTAGCCAATTTTTCAACAGATACTGCATGTAATACTTCTGCAACATCATTTACAGATTTAACAGCAATAGGTAGTACAGCAATACAAACATGGGGTTGGGATTTTGATAATAATGGAAGTGCTGATGATAATGAGCAAAACCCAAGCTTTGTATTTTCAGGAGCAGGCACCTATCCTGTAAACCTTGCAGTAGTAGATACTTTTGGATGTGTACATGATACAACAATAAATGTAACAGTTTCTGAAAACCCAATAGCTAATTACACTTATAGTAATGAGTGTTATGGAGCAGGAACTGTCTTTACTGATTTGTCAAATAATAATGGAGGTACAACACCAATAGATACTTGGGAGTGGGATTATGATGGAAATGGTACTATAGATAATACTACGCAAAGCCCAACATATACCTTCCCAGCAGCAGGAACTTATCAAACTGAGTTGTTTGTAACAAGTGCATTAGGTTGTAAAGATTCTGTTACAATAGCTGTTGTTGTGAATCCAATACCAGTGGCTAATTTTTCAGCTGCAAATGCATGTTTAAATTTTGTTACTACGTTTATAGATAGTTCAACAATAAGTACAGGTGCAATCAGTTCGTGGGCTTGGGATTTTGGAAATGGAGTAGGAACAAGTGTAATTCAAAATCCAACCTATATTTATCCTGCTTCAGGAACCTTTAATGTAAGTTTAACAGTAACGTCAGATAGTGGTTGTACACATAATGTGGTAATACCAGTTACAGTAAACCCAAAACCTACAGCTGATTTTAATGTGAACAATGTTTGTTTAAATTTAGCAGCGCCATTTACAGATGCTTCATTAGGAAATGGAGGAACAATAAATCAGTGGGCATGGGATTTTACAAATAATGGAAGTGTAGATAACACAACTCAAAATCCAACTAATTTTTATGCTACTGCAGGAACTTTTAATGTACAATTAGTTGCAACCACAACCAATGGTTGTAAAGATACTATAGTTAAACCTGTAACGATACATCCGATGCCAGATGCTGATTTTACTTTTGTGAATCAATGTGTAAGCGCTAATGTCCCTTTTACAGATAATTCTGTAGTATCAACAGGGACAATTACAGTGTGGGATTGGAAATTTGGAGATGGTCAATCATCAATGATACAAAGTCCTACTCATTTATATGCTTCACAAGGTATTTATAATGTTCAATTAATTGTAACGACTAATAATAACTGTAGTGATACAATTGCTAAGAACAATATTGAGGTTTGGCCTTTGCCTAATGTAAATTTTGGACCAACATCTGTTTGTTTGAATAACTTGACACAATTTGTAGATTCATCAACAGTATCGAATTCATTTACAACAAATACCAATACTCAATGGAGTTGGAATTTTGGAGATGGAATAGGTGTAAGTGCTTTACAAAATCCAATGTATATGTATGGATCTGATGGTGTGTTTAATGCAACATTAATAGTTACCACAAATCATAATTGTGTAGATTCTATTACAAAACCTGTAACAGTACATCCTTTGCCAGTTGTTGACTTTACACCAAATATTGTTTCAGGATGTACACCAGTATGTGTAACATTTACTGATAATACAGTGATAGGTGCAGGTAGCACAATAACTCAATGGAATTGGGATTTTACATCTGATGGGATAAAAGATGCTTCTAGTCAAAATCCTATGTATTGTTTTACAAATCCATCACATAGTAGTGTTAGAGATTATAGTATACGGTTGATTGCTACATCAAACTTCGGATGTAAGGATACTTTAACCAAGGTGAATTACATTCATTCAAATCCAATACCGTTAGCAAGTTTTTCTTATTGGCCAAATGATGAGGCTTCAATCGTGGATAATGACATTACATTTACAGATCAATCGATAATTGCAAGTACTTGGGATTGGGAATTAGGCGATGGCGCAACCTCTAATGTTCAGCATCCTGTTCATGAATATACAGATACTGGATTTTATTTAGTGGTGCTTAGAATTGAAAATGAATACGGATGTCGAGATACAACACAGAAAATAGTAAATATTAAACCAATATATGCAATATGGATACCAAATGCATTTACTCCAAATGGTGATTTTAGTAATGATTTCTTCTATGTAGATGGATATGGAATTAAAGAGTTGCAAGTGAAGATATTTGATAGATGGGGATTGAAAATATATGATGAAATTGGTGTGGATCAATCATGGGACGGAACTTATAATGGTAATATTGTACAAACAGATGTTTATGTTTACAAGGTGCGAGCTAAAGACATCTTTGATGAATGGCATGATTATATTGGTAAAGTGACAGTTATTAAATAA
- the gldG gene encoding gliding motility-associated ABC transporter substrate-binding protein GldG: MVEKNVNKKRDITTLIAGVGVILLLNYIGSFAFERFDLTSEKRYTISENSKELSANLEDIVFVKVYLEGEFPAGFKRLRDETREMLNEFRAYSKGNIEYEFINPSESPDEKEREEIYKQLYKEGLRPTDLNVKDEDGQTNKIIWPGAIFTYRGKDVPVQLLKSQMGTSPEMMLNGSIEALEYEVANAIRNLIIPVKPKIALIEGHGELDKVETASLATMLAEFYTVDRISIDEQLASLTERVMIDSLKAFRVKTKYDVIIIAKPTQPFSEKDKFVIDQFVMYGGKVVWLIDPVFASMDSLQNADITMAIPQNVNLDDQLFTYGVRLNTNLILDIQSAPIPVVTGRVGNQPKTQLFPWFFFPLLTQANTHPIVNNLNAVKGEFVSTIDTIARPNIHKTGLLKSSIYTKVSNTPTRISLGMLRVEPDQSQFTDGNQVAAVLLEGKFQSVFKNRISPQIATSNEINFKEESDFNKMVVVADGDIAKNYVNVKTSQYYQLGYDRFTNQQFGNDDFMLNVVNYLCDDTGIMGVRSKKLTIRLMDKTLLKKEKFKWQLINTVLPIGLILIFGIAHYFDRKKKYTK; the protein is encoded by the coding sequence ATGGTAGAGAAAAATGTAAATAAAAAAAGAGACATTACTACTCTAATTGCTGGAGTTGGAGTGATATTGTTGTTGAACTATATTGGCTCATTTGCTTTTGAACGATTTGATTTAACTTCAGAAAAACGATACACAATTTCGGAAAACAGCAAGGAATTATCAGCTAATTTAGAAGATATTGTATTTGTTAAGGTTTATTTAGAAGGCGAATTTCCAGCAGGTTTTAAACGTTTGCGCGACGAAACACGTGAAATGTTGAACGAGTTCAGGGCTTACTCAAAAGGAAATATCGAATACGAATTTATCAACCCATCAGAAAGTCCTGACGAAAAAGAACGTGAAGAGATTTACAAGCAGTTATATAAAGAAGGGTTGCGTCCAACCGATTTAAATGTAAAAGATGAAGATGGGCAAACCAATAAAATTATTTGGCCAGGAGCAATTTTTACTTACAGAGGAAAAGATGTTCCTGTACAACTGCTGAAAAGCCAAATGGGAACTTCGCCAGAAATGATGTTGAATGGTTCGATAGAGGCATTGGAATATGAAGTTGCTAACGCGATAAGAAATTTGATAATTCCCGTAAAACCAAAAATTGCATTAATAGAAGGACATGGTGAGTTAGATAAAGTCGAAACTGCTTCATTGGCAACTATGCTTGCAGAGTTTTATACTGTTGATAGAATTTCAATTGATGAGCAACTTGCTAGTCTTACCGAAAGGGTAATGATTGACAGCTTAAAGGCTTTTAGGGTAAAAACTAAATATGATGTTATTATTATTGCAAAACCAACACAGCCTTTTTCTGAAAAAGACAAATTTGTAATCGACCAATTTGTAATGTACGGAGGAAAAGTGGTTTGGTTAATCGACCCCGTTTTTGCAAGTATGGATAGCTTACAGAATGCTGATATTACTATGGCTATTCCTCAAAATGTAAATTTGGACGATCAGCTTTTTACTTATGGAGTTCGTTTAAATACCAATTTAATTTTAGATATTCAGTCAGCTCCAATACCAGTAGTTACGGGTAGAGTAGGTAATCAGCCAAAAACGCAATTGTTTCCTTGGTTCTTTTTTCCTTTACTTACTCAAGCAAATACACATCCAATCGTTAATAACTTGAATGCAGTAAAAGGTGAGTTTGTAAGTACAATAGATACCATTGCCAGACCAAACATTCATAAAACGGGATTATTAAAATCTTCTATCTATACCAAAGTTAGTAATACCCCTACGCGTATAAGTTTAGGTATGTTAAGAGTTGAGCCAGACCAATCTCAATTTACAGATGGAAACCAAGTAGCGGCAGTTTTGTTGGAGGGTAAATTTCAATCGGTATTTAAAAACAGAATTAGCCCTCAAATAGCAACAAGTAATGAAATTAATTTTAAAGAAGAAAGTGATTTTAATAAAATGGTGGTAGTGGCAGATGGCGATATCGCAAAAAATTATGTGAATGTAAAAACCAGTCAGTATTATCAATTGGGCTACGATAGGTTTACTAATCAGCAATTTGGTAACGATGATTTTATGCTTAATGTGGTAAATTATTTATGCGACGATACGGGCATAATGGGAGTTCGTTCAAAAAAACTGACGATTCGATTAATGGATAAAACGCTTTTGAAAAAAGAAAAATTTAAATGGCAATTGATAAATACGGTGTTGCCAATAGGGCTGATTCTAATTTTTGGGATTGCTCATTATTTTGATCGTAAAAAGAAATACACTAAATAA
- a CDS encoding aspartate kinase, which produces MIVVKFGGTSVGSAERFKSLVNLVVNDTPKIVVLSAMSGTTNTLVEIGKYLYNKNKESALLEILNLENKYKKTIDELFSSDSIKSKATELISSHFNYIRAFTLDSFTLFEEKALLAQGELLSTAIFHYYLQEIGVESVLLPALNFMRINEDEEPDTIAIKDNLALELKKTPSCNLYITQGFICRNSYGEIDNLKRGGSDYSASLIGAAINAQEIQIWTDIDGMHNNDPRIVDNTHPISQLSFDEAAELAYFGAKILHPSSVLPAKLNNIPVRLKNTMQPTAKGTLINSESSGKGIKAIAAKDNITAIKIKSGRMLLAYGFMRKVFEIFEAYKTPIDMITTSEVAVSVTIDETKYLNEIVEELKKYGSVDVDTDLTIICVVGDFIAESKGYALKIFDALQNIPVRMISYGGSLHNVSLLVNTSDKKEALISLNEKLFKK; this is translated from the coding sequence ATGATTGTAGTAAAATTTGGTGGCACATCGGTTGGCTCTGCTGAACGATTTAAGTCGTTAGTAAATTTGGTTGTAAACGATACTCCTAAAATTGTGGTTTTATCTGCTATGTCGGGTACAACCAACACCTTAGTTGAAATTGGCAAATACTTGTACAACAAAAACAAGGAAAGTGCTTTGTTAGAAATTTTAAACCTTGAAAACAAGTATAAAAAAACCATCGATGAATTGTTTTCATCCGATTCAATAAAATCAAAAGCAACTGAATTAATTTCATCTCACTTTAATTATATCAGAGCATTTACTTTAGATTCGTTTACCTTATTTGAAGAAAAAGCCTTATTGGCTCAAGGTGAGCTTTTGTCAACAGCTATTTTTCACTATTATTTGCAAGAAATTGGCGTGGAGTCGGTATTGTTGCCTGCATTAAATTTTATGCGAATTAACGAAGACGAAGAACCTGATACTATAGCGATAAAAGACAATTTAGCATTAGAACTTAAAAAAACGCCTAGTTGTAATTTATACATTACTCAAGGTTTTATTTGTAGAAACTCCTATGGCGAAATCGACAATTTAAAAAGAGGTGGCAGCGACTACTCTGCATCGTTAATAGGTGCTGCTATTAATGCACAAGAAATTCAAATTTGGACAGATATTGACGGCATGCACAACAACGACCCAAGAATTGTGGATAATACCCACCCTATTTCACAATTATCGTTTGATGAAGCAGCTGAGCTAGCATACTTTGGGGCTAAAATTTTGCATCCATCGAGTGTTTTACCAGCCAAATTGAACAACATTCCTGTTCGGTTAAAAAACACCATGCAACCAACAGCAAAAGGCACGTTAATTAATTCCGAATCGAGTGGAAAAGGGATAAAGGCTATTGCAGCGAAAGATAACATTACAGCGATAAAAATAAAATCGGGTAGAATGTTGCTTGCTTATGGTTTTATGCGAAAAGTGTTTGAAATTTTTGAGGCTTACAAAACCCCAATCGACATGATTACTACTTCGGAAGTTGCTGTTTCTGTTACTATTGACGAAACCAAATACTTGAATGAAATTGTTGAAGAATTGAAAAAATACGGCTCGGTTGATGTGGATACTGATTTAACCATTATTTGTGTAGTTGGCGATTTTATTGCCGAAAGCAAAGGTTATGCACTTAAAATATTTGATGCTTTACAAAACATTCCTGTCCGAATGATTTCTTACGGTGGTAGCCTACATAACGTATCTTTATTAGTGAATACTTCTGATAAAAAAGAGGCATTAATTTCGCTAAACGAAAAACTATTTAAAAAATAG
- a CDS encoding DUF4340 domain-containing protein, producing the protein MKNNKFLLATLLILVAIAVYFFVSKSSGTLNIEHSDFAIKDTASIDKIFISDHTGDKVTLTRGDKYWLVEGVHKARPDGVDLLLNAFYRIAVKTPVAKAALNNVIKSIATKNTKVEIYQGGDKPTKVYYIGGATQGNEGTYMLLENNGEKSTVPFIAHIPGFYGYLTPRFYANPLQWRAADVFSYQPEEIKSLEVMYTEKPEESFRIERNINEVTLFDGLNNQPMKNIDTNKVQQYLNMYEDINYEMIVLDELRAEKQDSVRKTSPFFTIKLTDIYGKSTIIKAIHMPNYKNVLDNNGEPYKYDVDRMYAVLNDELLIYIQFHTFDKITLPKQVFLK; encoded by the coding sequence ATGAAAAACAACAAATTTTTATTAGCTACACTTTTAATTTTAGTTGCAATTGCAGTTTATTTTTTTGTGTCTAAAAGTAGTGGAACATTAAATATTGAGCATTCAGATTTTGCTATAAAAGATACAGCCAGTATTGATAAAATATTTATTTCAGACCATACTGGAGATAAAGTAACCTTAACTAGGGGAGATAAATATTGGTTGGTTGAAGGTGTTCATAAGGCTAGACCAGATGGGGTAGATTTGTTGTTGAATGCGTTTTATAGAATAGCAGTAAAAACTCCAGTGGCAAAAGCAGCTTTAAATAATGTGATAAAAAGTATTGCTACAAAAAATACAAAGGTTGAAATTTACCAAGGAGGAGATAAGCCAACAAAAGTGTATTATATTGGTGGTGCTACTCAGGGAAATGAAGGAACTTATATGTTGTTGGAGAACAATGGAGAGAAATCAACTGTTCCATTTATAGCACATATACCTGGGTTTTATGGATATTTAACTCCTCGTTTTTATGCTAATCCATTGCAATGGAGGGCTGCAGATGTGTTTAGTTATCAACCAGAAGAAATTAAATCTTTGGAGGTGATGTATACCGAGAAACCTGAAGAATCATTTAGAATAGAGAGAAATATTAATGAAGTAACACTGTTTGATGGCCTAAACAATCAACCGATGAAGAATATTGATACCAATAAGGTTCAACAATATCTAAATATGTATGAAGACATAAATTACGAAATGATTGTGTTGGATGAATTAAGAGCTGAAAAACAAGATTCTGTAAGGAAAACTTCGCCATTTTTTACAATAAAACTAACTGATATTTATGGAAAGTCGACTATAATTAAAGCTATTCATATGCCTAACTACAAAAATGTGTTGGACAACAATGGTGAGCCGTATAAATATGATGTTGATAGAATGTATGCTGTTTTAAATGATGAGTTGTTGATATATATTCAATTCCATACATTTGATAAAATTACCCTTCCAAAACAAGTTTTCTTGAAATAA